The window TACTACTTACCAGGACTTGTCAACTGCTTTAGTAACATTGTGAATATTATGCTTTGTGATGAAGATAAAAGCCTACTTTTTTACAGGTTGCCGTGATCTCGGTGGATCATGGATAGGTTTACGACGGCTCCACCCCTGATGGTAGTTTCTGATCTCGACCATACAATGGTGGGCAACAAGAGTTTACTTACTTTGATCTATAGCTGTTATTATGTGACTAATGACTTACTTGGGAAGTTGCTTTGCAGGTTGATCATcatgatcctgaaaatctatcTTTGTTAATGTTTAACTCCCTATGGGAAGCCAGGTATCGTGAAGATTCTTTGCTAGTGTTTTCTACTGGAAGGTCGCTTACATTGTACAAGCAGCTGAGGAAAGAAAAGCCCATGCTAACCCCTGATATTACGATAATGTCTGTTGGAACTGAGATAACATATGGGAATTCTATGGTGCCAGATGATGGGTGGGTTGAAATTCTAAATCAAAAGTGGGACAAGAAAATTGTCTTAGAGGAAGCAAGCAAGTACCCTGAGCTTACTCTTCAGGTACACTCCGTATTTTCTGTGTTGTAAAATTTTAGTAGTCAGAGGTTAGACAGATGTGCATCAGCATATTATTAAGTTAACATTATCTATTTAAATGTAAAAAGAATTAATCTGATAGTCCAATATAAAAATGTTGTAGTTGTGCATGTGATCTTATATTACTATGCTATCTGGGGTTATGCAGCCCGAAACTGAACAACGACCGCACAAGGTTAGCTTCTATGTCCAAAATGACAAGGCACAAGAAGTATCATCGGCTCTTTCTGAATGTTTGGTGAAACATGGGGTAAGGGTGAAACTTGAACTGCAATCATTCATTTTTGTTACTGTTCCGTGGCATTTCACAGTGATTTCGATATTGTTCTCTTTCTTTTATTTCCTTTAACTTTATAGAATTTCATCTTCTGTGTGTTGCTAGTTTAAAAACTCCTTTTCTTATGATTTACCTTTGCTATATGTAGTTGGATGTTAAAATAATCTACAGTGGAGAGAGAGATTTGGATATATTGCCACAAGGTGCTGGGAAAGGGCAAGCTCTTGCTTATTTGCTTAAAAAGTTACAGGTCGAGGATAAACTTCCTAAAAACACTCTTGCTTGTGGTGACTCTGGTAATGATGCTGAACTTTTTAGCATTCCAGAAGTATATGGAGTCATGGTTAGTGGTTCTTCTACCTCATCATCTATACTTCTTCTTTATGAGATTATATATCTGTGTTCATGGCTGGAATTTTTTAACCTACAGGTCAGTAATGCCCAGGAAGAGTTGTTGCAGTGGCATGCTGCCAATGCTAAAGACAACCCAAATATAATTCTTGCAGATGAGAGGTGTGCAGGGGGTATTATACAAGCCATTGGTCATTTTAGTCTGGGCCCCAACATATCACCAAGAGATATCATGGGTCTGTCAGATACAAATTTAAAGAAGTTCGATCCTGCATACGAAGTAGTTAAATTTTACTTGTTTTTTGAGAGATGGAGGCGTGCAGAGGCAGAGGCCAGaaattctgaaatttatttGTCAAATCTGAAAGCAGTTTGTGTATGTTTATGTTCTTTTGTTTATCTGCATTTAATCACTATATATGTACAATACTAATGACACATATTTGAACTTTGGATGTCTCCATGCCAATTATTACTTAAGCTCAGTTACTCAGGTATTCTGCAGATTCTTACATTTAAGAAGGTAGTGGTTTAACTTTTATAAAATGCTAATATTGCTCTGTAGGATCCATGTGGTTATTTTGTCCACCCATCTGGTTTTGAAAGGCCTCTTCGCAATTGTGTAAATGCATTAAGAATTTGTTATGGAGACAACCAGGGGAAACAATTTCGGGTTTGGGTGGATCAAGTTTTCTCTTCTCAGGTTGGTTCAGACACTTGGATTGTGAGATTCAAGAAGTGGGAGCTATCTGGTAAGCTAACTTTTCCCAccttttaattatctttttaccCATCTCTTGTTGCATTATCTTCAACATCTATATTAGTCGATATTATGGTTGGCGTTTATTTTAATCTAATTGGatgattttcaattttgtaCTGTGTGAGGTTTGCACGCTGTTATATTTCTCAAGTTTTTAGCACAAATTATTTAAGTTTGCATCACCAACATAATTATATGTGTTGGTCATAGAAGATATTCATCAATTTACCTTTATGTATGTTGACAATTGTCACCTTAAATAGAGATAAAATTGAGAACATATAATgatgaaaaaaaatgaatgttatattttgatgaataatttattttttctgtcaGGAACGTtgatgaatttttaattttatgtatctTACATCATTCCTAAATTAGACGTTCTGCAGTGTAGTAGTAAAAAATCATGTGCTCTGAAACTTAGGTCAAGACGACTCCCAAACACTATATATGGTCTACGTAGTAAGATAATCCTGAAACGTAAATATATACAGCGATTGTTATAAGATTAGTTATGCCGACTTGTGTACTTTCTCTGTGATTAGTATCCGTGTCAGAGATAATGAATCTAGTAGATTCTTTATGAATTGCCTCGTTGTTAAAGAATATTTATCAGGTGGACACTAAGGGCATACCATCTATTCTGAGTGTATGGAGGAATTCAAGTAAAAGGATAACGAGGTGatgattgaaaaataatttttccagaCTAGGGATTTTTCTTTCCACGGGCCCTTCCTTCTATATCAAAGATTCCCACACACAACAGCCCTGTAAAAGGAATGTTTTACTCTTTGGCAAAATTACAGAATTACCAAGTTCATTCATGAAAATTTTCTGTATTTATGTTATGATATAACATCCCGTGTGTTCGATCATTATCTCCCTATTGACGTGGTCACCTTGTGTAGGTGAAGAGCAATATGGCTGCCTGACCACAGCTGTGTTAAGTTCAAAGGTAAACTTTAAGGTGTCAAACCACAAGATTTGAATTCGCACAGATATTTTTGTACCTGAACATTCTTTTGGTTTCTCTTAGGATGCAAGTATTTCAGAAGGGCTCACTTGGCTCCACGTGCATCAGACATGGTTGGATGAAGCCACTCCAAAGGATCAGTATGTTTGGTTCTTCTAGCTTGTTGCAAAGGCTAGACTATCAATGATCTGATCACATCACATTTTTTCATTGTACTTGAATAAATATTACATGAAAGCTGCAATGTCCTTGCATCTGAGGTAATGCAGTATTGCCTGATGAATATACGACTTGCCAGTTATATTGCATACAAGCAGGAGCCATCAGAAGTGCAGTTGCCATGTTTTCTTATTATGGCAGAATTATTCAGAAGGAAGAATGTAGCTTTATCAGATGTTTGTTAAACGATCTGCTAACAATGTAGCTCACTTCTTAGCAAGGTATAATTGTGATAATGCTGATTGTATTTTCCGAATGAGCAACGCTCTCATCCGGAGTTCGTTGATGTAATCATGAACGATTTGAgaaattaatgaaaattttctttttcggCAAAAAATTTCTGGATGGTTGATATATTCGTATTACCCATGTCTAATATGAGCTCCAAAGATATCTATAAATGCCTTTTGTAGAATTGTGTATTCTAAAGTTAAGAAAAGACAGAAGCAGCCTAAACTATAGGGAAATGAATGATCCTAAATCAAGACTCCTACCTTTTCGCTTTCACTGTATTATTAGAACATAGATATATTTgaaatcatttttcaaattCCATCAGATTTCCCATATTCATCTGACTCGTCCTGCCGTGTTTACCCGCGGTCTGACGACCAAACTTCATTCGCTTATGCCACAATCACCTTCCATCTTTTAAACATCAGACATTTATCAATTTTCTGATCATCATGTCTACACAGCTCTTTCTCAATTCCTCTCCGTCTCCGAACAAGTACAAGAAGCTGATGAGCGGCCGTTCTTTCAGCAACGCCACGCGACCACGGCTTAATCGTTCTGCTTTCAACCGGAGTCATTCTTCGCTTAATCCCTCGTCTATCGACGGAAGGCAAATGTTGCTTGCAGAGCAAGAATTGCTGTCCTCATCGCATGCACACAGCCCACGTGGCAATCGTCGATTCAACGAGGTTGCAGGGGGGACCACAGCGGAGATTGCAGCCATCGCGTGCTGCGCCCCGTTCAGCATTGCTGATTTACTCGTGCTGGCAGTGTACAAGGTTCCGACAGGTCTGTGTAGGAAGGCGTTGAGGGAAAAGAGGCGGCGGAGGCTAATGAGGAAGGGGAGCTTGCTCGTGCCCCTGCGCGGACACGATCATACGTGTGACTGCGGTCACTGTTATGACATGGACGCGGAGTTTCAGACAGGAGATCCGGTGATCATGGCAGAGGCTATGGAGAATGATGGCGACATGAAGCAGCTGGAGAAGGAGATGTGGGAGCAGTTTTATGGAACTGGCTTCTGGAGGAGTCATTCCAGGGCTGTCAGTGTCGGCATTTGATTTTGCCTTGAGAGTCAGACCGCCTGCTATGAATGTTTCATGTATACGTGCAGTGACGGAATCAGAAATTCCATCGCGGCTAAGATATTTTCAAACGGAATCtctgataaaagatttttgaatatttcaattttctctggattaaaagaaaatattttttgatttttgaggATCGGACGGGTGGAATTTTGGTTAGTCTAATAACCTTCCCGTATCCTGTGATTGTATATATGAATGTATACTtctttataaagtataattaagCCTACATATTATAACGAAAATGGGGAGCTGTATGTCTTTCGTCTCCATAAGTGTTAGTTGTTGTGAGTACGCTAGATTGGAGTTTATTTGGATGATGAATActggattgtttttctgttccCCGAGTTGTTCTCGTCGTATATTCTCTAGTCTTAATCTTACTTGGATCAGCTAATTGTTCGTTTTTGTTTATGAGTTCTGCCAGCAGACATGCATGATAGCCCATGTTCATGTTCGGCTCGATAAAAGTTCGATTTCTTACCggcataaatatatacacagaaTAATTTGAGCCGGTTCAAAGATTTAGTGAtcgtatttaatttttatagtaATTTACCTGCAGAATGTATATAATTTCCGAGATTACGAATAAAAAGGTGATCTCAGTGTAATTCAATCTTTAACCGAGTCCTCTAACTGTTTAAGGATGAAGTAGAATCTCTTCCTGGTACACAcctgtaaaataataaaatatcaagtTTGAATGCAGAGTAGATGAGTAATACTGTGACTATCAGGGACAGCCTAACAGTGAGCTTGGCGGTGGCTTTGAAATGAACATCAAACGGCCATTATTTTAAGGGAGAGTCGTCAGCGAATGATACAGGGCGCTGGATTATTATTCTCTTTTTTGAATATTATGACATTGAAAAGCGAgacgaagaagatgaagtaaTTCGCTATGGTGAAAcgtaaattttgattattaagcGAGAGATTTGATGAGTaaagtttgaattttattactctctccgtctcattttagttgtcacatttctattttttgaccaaaaattataaatcactcactcgttattttaaaaaactgaaaattacatcttaaagtagattgaAAACTATTTctgatgacatattttttttattttttcaattgataaaatattaataaatatcagTCAAAcgttagtcaatttgaccggcacaaaaccaaatgtgacaactaaaaagggacggaggtagtatatAAACTTCAGCTTGACAAGTAttttaaatctccgattaattacCAATCAATCTGATTAATCCCCGACTGATTCAATTAAAGTCATGCTAATTttgtgacttcaccgattaagtttGATGCCCGCTTTTTACACGCTTTTTACAACATTGtctctatatatattcatcaaaagtcatgttaattataaaaagaCAGACATTTAATacattatttatgatattaactTAATATACTCCAATTCGAAAAAACAGTACATAAAAATCATAGATAATATACAGATATCATCTGGGCaagattatttaaaaaaatgatatgaaaaattaaaagtaaacgCATCTGTGAATATATTCAAAATCATACTTTATCTTGATTCActgaatcataaatatttaagacaaatatgatatttaaataatataaagtacTAATTTTATCCCAACACATAAAAttccaataaaaatatttttttttaaatatcattaGGCTTGCTcgtgatatatatttgtataatctAATTCATATCCGGCGGGTCTACTTTAATTTAGCAGGGGTGATTGgcattagtttaaaaaaaaacatatcataAAGATTAGATACTCGTTTGGTTGGTTTGATATGGGTTGTCAATTATTGTGAAAGGGAAAACAAAGTGAGTTGTTACTTTTTGTATTACTATAAAACCAAACATTATACAAGCGCAATAAAGAAAGTGAGAAACGCGTAGGGAAAGTTAGGAAGCAATTGCTACACCGACACATACCACAATACGAAGAAATGGCCACGTTACTGTATGGCCTGTTTTTGCTTTGGCTCTCTACAAAGCCAATCATcccaaaattataataatgctgCCACTATTATAAATGCATTAAACATGATCTTTTTGTATTCCTTTTCCAAGTTGGAGATATGTCCCCACCCTCCATTGTTGCGGTAGAGCATCTCCGGTTAAAAATGAATGAATATGTAAGATATCTTTTTCTGATAATACCTATTAAATTGattgattaatattttgaaaaatgatatattgttactatttcaaattattttaaatagaataaattattttaatataataatagataatagaCAATATAGTCAATATTATTGGGTTGACCATATTTTGAGATAATGATAATATCGATTGGAATGAACAAAAtcctatatattataaatctataatttataatcacaatataatttattgaatGTTAGCTAAAAGTTCTGAAGGGTAAAaacctaaaaatattaaaattacagTGTGCATACGCTGGACTGGCCCGAACAACTTAGGTTTGAGGTTGAGGCTCTTTACTTAAGGTGGAGATCGGGATTGATAAAATATAcgaatttgaaaacaaagtgTTGGTGTGGTGGTAGAGCTCCTGTACCCTTTTGCGGGAGGTCGGGAGTTCGACTCTCCACGTGTGTGtaatcaattagcaaaaaaaaaaataaaaaaatatacgaaTTTACACgattaatatatttagtttctTGAATGATCAATAAAATAAAAGCTCGATAAAATATTAGAACTGTGAGAACTCGCTTATTAACATATTCCAATAACTTAAATTTTCGATTTATCCTCGATTCCTTTTCAGATGACCGAAGAAGCAAATGTAAGTTAACACAACCTAGTTCACCTCTGTTTTCCCCCCTCGTAAATGTGGTTCGCCTTTGTAATTAACAGATTTGTAATttgttagtattttttttttaaaaaaaagaaatttccaTTAAACTGAAGAATCTCGCAAAACAGCCTCTTCCAAACAAGAAAGGAGAGACATAAAATCACAATGACAATTAACTAAACAGGGTAAACGAGCAAATTCATGAGTTACTCTATTAGCATGATTCTTAACAAAATGAACAGAAATGTTAACTAATTCCCTCAGGAGCGTCTTACATTGCTGAATCACTTCTCCCACTTCCAACAAATTCCTTGACATGCTTTTGAGACCAAGAACTACCGGCATAGAATCAGTTTCCACCTCCAATCTCCGATTTATTTTgcatcatttaatattttttgttaatgtTAAATTACTCTAATAACTGATAATTAAAACTTATTTGTTAAGAGTCAATCGGATTGAAATATCACCTACCAAGGCAACCCTACCGTGTCCActaaataaaactatatttaaactaatctgattttgtaatttatagtaGAGTTTATAGTATTAAAGTTATAATATTCACCAACCAGGTTCTTGTTTTTCTCTCAACTTTATACAAGGACCTCTGACCAAATATTATTCTGTGTGCTTCATTTGTACGGTTGTTGCGTGCTGTATCGGTGTATCCCATCATTATCTCCTTGCCTTACGTCTTTGCTGTAAAtgtcattttatttaattttcatttaaattaattcacactggACAACGATTTTTAAAAAGGACGCTTATTTAGCACAAACGGAGGATGAgtttttattaattgaaatgaATATTATAAGACGGTGAGAACACTGTGCGGTTATTTTATGCATACAGACATTATTGTACAAAACTATAATTTGACTAGCAGTATGCCTAATGAAGAAATAATAATTTGGCTAAACGATTTGTTTAGTTGCCGACAGTCTAAATTATTAACAAAGTTTGTTTTTCAGACGGCGATGCAACTTTAACAATTTTTCTCAAGACAGATTTTTATGAACAGGTTGGACAACAGAATACGTACAAAAATATACTATATGAAATATGACGCTGGAAGGAGCCGCAACCGACGAACGCGCGTGCTCCACAGTCCGGCCCATGCTGGTCTGTAGGTCGAATAAAACTAAACTGGAATTCGAAAAATTAAACCGAAACTAATTTCGATTCGATCCTAATTTTTTAGAGAACTGGTTTATTTGATCCGGATGTCATATGCATAATATCAATTTGAATA of the Daucus carota subsp. sativus chromosome 4, DH1 v3.0, whole genome shotgun sequence genome contains:
- the LOC108218093 gene encoding uncharacterized protein LOC108218093, which produces MSTQLFLNSSPSPNKYKKLMSGRSFSNATRPRLNRSAFNRSHSSLNPSSIDGRQMLLAEQELLSSSHAHSPRGNRRFNEVAGGTTAEIAAIACCAPFSIADLLVLAVYKVPTGLCRKALREKRRRRLMRKGSLLVPLRGHDHTCDCGHCYDMDAEFQTGDPVIMAEAMENDGDMKQLEKEMWEQFYGTGFWRSHSRAVSVGI
- the LOC108216063 gene encoding sucrose-phosphatase 1, giving the protein MDRFTTAPPLMVVSDLDHTMVDHHDPENLSLLMFNSLWEARYREDSLLVFSTGRSLTLYKQLRKEKPMLTPDITIMSVGTEITYGNSMVPDDGWVEILNQKWDKKIVLEEASKYPELTLQPETEQRPHKVSFYVQNDKAQEVSSALSECLVKHGLDVKIIYSGERDLDILPQGAGKGQALAYLLKKLQVEDKLPKNTLACGDSGNDAELFSIPEVYGVMVSNAQEELLQWHAANAKDNPNIILADERCAGGIIQAIGHFSLGPNISPRDIMGLSDTNLKKFDPAYEVVKFYLFFERWRRAEAEARNSEIYLSNLKAVCDPCGYFVHPSGFERPLRNCVNALRICYGDNQGKQFRVWVDQVFSSQVGSDTWIVRFKKWELSGEEQYGCLTTAVLSSKDASISEGLTWLHVHQTWLDEATPKDQYVWFF